A DNA window from Acomys russatus chromosome 7, mAcoRus1.1, whole genome shotgun sequence contains the following coding sequences:
- the LOC127191785 gene encoding folate receptor alpha — translation MAHLMTMQLLLMIWVAECTQYRAARARTELLNVCMDAKHHKEKPGPEDNLHQQCSPWKKNSCCSTNTSQEAHKDISYLYKFNWNHCGTMTPECKRHFIQDTCLYECSPNLGPWIQQVDQSWRKERILDVPLCKEDCQQWWEDCRSSFTCKSNWHVGWNWTSGYNQCPVGASCRPFVFYFPTPAALCEEVWSHSYKLSNYSRGSGRCIQMWFDPAQGNPNEEVARFYAEAMSGAGLHGAWLLLCSLSSMLLWVFQLSSFYLLMPGTPWLA, via the exons ATGGCTCACCTGATGACAATGCAGTTGCTTCTGATGATATGGGTGGCTGAATGTACACAGTACAGAGCTGCTCGGGCCAGGACTGAACTTCTCAATGTCTGCATGGATGCCAAGCACCACAAAGAAAAGCCAGGCCCTGAGGACAATTTACACCAGCAG TGCAGTCCCTGGAAGAAGAATTCCTGCTGTTCCACGAACACAAGCCAAGAAGCGCACAAGGACATTTCCTACCTGTACAAGTTCAACTGGAACCACTGTGGAACTATGACACCGGAATGCAAGCGACACTTCATCCAAGACACCTGCCTCTATGAGTGCTCCCCTAACTTGGGACCCTGGATCCAGCAGGTGGACCAGAGCTGGCGAAAAGAGCGAATCCTCGATGTTCCCCTGTGCAAGGAGGACTGCCAGCAGTGGTGGGAGGATTGCCGCTCCTCTTTTACCTGCAAGAGCAACTGGCACGTGGGGTGGAACTGGACCTCGG GGTATAACCAGTGTCCCGTGGGAGCCTCCTGCCGTCCCTTCGTCTTTTACTTCCCTACCCCTGCCGCTCTGTGTGAGGAAGTCTGGAGCCACTCCTACAAGCTCAGCAACTACAGCCGAGGGAGCGGCCGCTGCATCCAGATGTGGTTCGATCCCGCCCAAGGCAACCCCAATGAGGAGGTGGCGAGGTTCTACGCCGAGGCTATGAGTGGAGCTGGGCTTCACGGGGCCTGGCTGCTACTGTGCAGCCTGTCTTCAATGCTGCTTTGGGTGTTTCAGCTGAGTTCCTTTTACCTTCTGATGCCTGGCACTCCCTGGCTGGCTTAG